The following proteins are encoded in a genomic region of Fervidobacterium pennivorans DSM 9078:
- a CDS encoding IS110 family transposase — protein MSQNFSIFVGIDISKHKFNACAIQNPNSIIFESAFDMSKQGFSSFVQKLSVFPKSSVLIAMESTGCYHLNLLSFLSLNDFSCVVLNPLLVNKSLPVGLRKTKTDKIDARSIALTIFYTHHILPTSSFLNSDFRDIARKKESITHQISRVKNDIEKLLSLLFPELEKVTNIYNDAILDLLSSFPSAKAIQKASIDSLRVFFSKTIGRKLKLTPETLKELANNSIAQYWPVKEKILIQTIKELRFLQQQLNEFDEMLKEYCKCASLNQDVEILTSIDGIGENSALYFLAEVGDISRFSTYKKLIAYCGLDPSVDESGKHKGESRISKRGNAHLRRIIWLMSVNVVRHNEYFKAYFQRKRAQGLVYKKAMMSVAHKLLRTIFAMMKKREKFNIDHTFSSSTQNLILHS, from the coding sequence ATGTCTCAAAACTTCTCCATCTTTGTCGGTATTGACATCTCCAAGCATAAGTTCAACGCCTGTGCTATCCAAAATCCTAATTCTATCATCTTCGAATCTGCTTTCGATATGTCCAAACAAGGGTTTTCCTCCTTTGTTCAAAAGCTCTCCGTTTTCCCTAAGTCTTCTGTCCTTATCGCTATGGAGTCTACTGGCTGTTACCATCTTAACCTTCTTTCTTTCCTCTCTCTCAATGATTTCTCTTGTGTCGTTCTTAATCCTTTGCTTGTTAACAAATCTCTTCCCGTTGGGCTTAGGAAAACTAAAACTGACAAAATCGATGCTCGCTCTATTGCTCTTACCATCTTCTATACCCATCACATTCTTCCTACTTCTTCTTTCCTCAACTCAGATTTTCGGGATATTGCAAGGAAAAAGGAAAGCATCACTCATCAAATCTCAAGAGTCAAAAACGACATCGAAAAGCTTCTTTCTCTCCTCTTCCCTGAACTTGAAAAAGTGACCAACATCTACAATGATGCTATCTTGGATTTGCTTTCTTCTTTCCCTTCTGCTAAAGCTATCCAAAAAGCCTCCATTGATTCTCTACGTGTTTTCTTTTCAAAAACAATCGGTAGAAAGTTAAAACTTACCCCAGAAACTCTTAAAGAGCTTGCTAACAACTCCATCGCTCAGTATTGGCCAGTGAAAGAGAAGATTCTTATTCAAACTATCAAGGAACTTCGATTTTTACAACAGCAACTTAATGAGTTTGATGAGATGCTCAAAGAATATTGCAAATGTGCTTCGCTTAATCAAGATGTTGAAATACTCACGTCCATTGACGGAATTGGTGAAAATAGCGCACTGTATTTTCTTGCCGAAGTTGGCGATATTTCAAGATTTAGCACTTACAAAAAACTAATTGCCTATTGTGGGCTTGACCCAAGCGTAGATGAATCAGGCAAACACAAAGGAGAAAGCCGTATATCCAAAAGGGGCAATGCACACCTGAGACGAATAATTTGGCTGATGAGTGTGAATGTAGTGAGACACAACGAATATTTTAAAGCATATTTTCAAAGAAAACGAGCGCAAGGGTTAGTATACAAAAAAGCGATGATGAGTGTAGCGCACAAATTGCTAAGGACGATATTTGCTATGATGAAAAAGCGCGAGAAATTCAACATCGATCATACATTTTCGTCTTCTACTCAAAATTTAATTTTACATAGTTGA
- the galE gene encoding UDP-glucose 4-epimerase GalE, giving the protein MAILVAGGAGYIGSHVCKMLKEKGYDVIILDNLSHGHRSFAKYGEFILGDIADESLLDLVFTNYNIEAVMHFCAYIEVGESVKDPNKYYKNNVSNTITLLNAMLKHNVKYFVFSSTAAVYGMPERIPIKEDDPKAPINPYGRSKYMVEQILEDYDQAYGLKSIRFRYFNAAGADESLEIGEAHEPETHLIPLILDAACGVRESIKIFGTDYETKDGTCIRDFIHVNDLADAHIKGLEYLMSENKTDYFNLGNGSGYSVREVIEKVKEITKIDFKVEETGRRPGDPAYLIADNEKARKILNWEPKYDLEAIIKTAWNWHRKLRKDFCKNK; this is encoded by the coding sequence GTGGCAATTTTAGTAGCCGGAGGCGCAGGATACATAGGTTCACATGTCTGCAAAATGCTAAAAGAGAAGGGATACGATGTAATCATACTGGACAACCTTTCTCATGGACATCGTAGCTTTGCAAAATATGGCGAATTCATACTAGGTGACATCGCAGATGAAAGTTTGCTTGATTTGGTATTCACTAACTACAACATAGAAGCTGTAATGCACTTTTGCGCTTACATCGAGGTAGGAGAATCAGTCAAAGACCCGAACAAATATTATAAAAACAACGTTTCAAACACTATTACATTACTGAACGCTATGCTCAAACACAACGTAAAATACTTTGTATTCTCATCAACTGCTGCAGTATATGGCATGCCAGAGCGTATCCCCATAAAAGAAGACGACCCAAAAGCACCAATTAACCCCTACGGTAGAAGCAAGTACATGGTTGAACAAATACTCGAAGACTACGACCAAGCATACGGTTTGAAAAGCATTCGCTTCAGATATTTCAACGCAGCGGGCGCTGATGAGTCTTTGGAAATTGGAGAAGCGCACGAACCAGAAACACATCTAATCCCTTTAATACTCGATGCTGCTTGCGGAGTGAGAGAAAGCATCAAGATATTCGGAACAGATTACGAGACAAAAGATGGCACTTGCATAAGAGATTTCATCCACGTTAACGACTTAGCAGACGCGCATATAAAGGGTTTAGAATACCTTATGAGCGAAAACAAAACCGATTACTTCAACCTTGGCAATGGCTCAGGATACTCCGTTAGGGAAGTCATAGAAAAAGTCAAAGAAATCACAAAGATTGATTTTAAAGTCGAAGAAACTGGCAGAAGGCCAGGTGACCCAGCATATTTAATCGCCGATAACGAAAAAGCAAGAAAAATACTCAATTGGGAACCAAAATACGACCTCGAGGCTATTATAAAAACCGCTTGGAACTGGCATAGAAAATTGAGAAAAGATTTTTGCAAAAACAAGTAA
- a CDS encoding glycerate kinase type-2 family protein translates to MGDRNLREDIKRIIEKVKQEILPDSTVKFWLEKNISKFQDLKGNLYDVAIGKAAWRMAKATNEMLRERISDKVIHGVVVTKYNHSEGSIENFEIYEAGHPIPDENTLIATKRVFELTNNLKESDMVLFLISGGGSALFELPMEGITLEEIQQLNEQLLKSGANIVEINTVRKHLSKVKGGRFAQHVYPAKIISLVLSDVLGDRLDSIASGPAYPDATTSQQAIEVLRKYNITVSDKILKALEQETPKELSNVETFVIGSVKVACESAEKVASELGYTPLILTTTLDCEAKEAGRFLASIAKEIKNYDRPVKKPAAIILGGETVVKVRGNGKGGRNQELALSFALAVEGLENVVLCSFGTDGTDGPTDAAGGIVDGQTAQKIRKVGLSPENFLENNDSYNALKIAGDLLLTGPTGTNVNDLIVLLVG, encoded by the coding sequence TTGGGAGACAGAAACTTAAGAGAGGATATAAAGAGAATAATTGAGAAAGTTAAACAAGAAATTCTTCCAGACAGCACAGTCAAGTTTTGGTTGGAGAAAAACATTTCCAAATTTCAAGATTTAAAAGGTAACTTGTACGATGTCGCCATTGGAAAAGCTGCATGGCGTATGGCAAAGGCAACTAATGAAATGCTTAGAGAAAGAATTAGCGACAAGGTTATTCATGGAGTAGTTGTAACAAAATACAACCATTCCGAGGGAAGTATTGAGAATTTTGAAATTTACGAGGCAGGGCATCCCATTCCGGATGAAAACACATTGATAGCAACCAAAAGAGTTTTTGAATTGACGAACAACCTCAAGGAAAGTGATATGGTTCTCTTCCTTATTTCTGGTGGGGGGTCTGCTTTATTCGAACTGCCGATGGAAGGAATTACCCTTGAAGAAATCCAGCAGCTGAACGAACAACTTTTAAAAAGTGGTGCAAATATAGTGGAGATAAACACTGTTAGAAAGCATCTGTCGAAAGTAAAAGGTGGAAGGTTTGCTCAGCATGTCTACCCAGCAAAAATCATTTCTCTTGTGCTATCTGATGTTTTGGGTGACAGGCTTGATAGCATTGCGTCTGGTCCTGCGTATCCGGATGCAACAACATCTCAGCAAGCGATTGAGGTGCTGAGAAAGTATAACATAACGGTGAGTGATAAAATCCTAAAAGCGTTGGAGCAGGAAACTCCAAAAGAATTATCAAATGTTGAAACGTTCGTAATCGGCAGTGTAAAGGTTGCCTGTGAAAGCGCTGAAAAAGTTGCAAGTGAACTTGGATATACCCCCCTTATTCTTACAACTACACTCGATTGCGAGGCAAAAGAAGCAGGAAGATTTCTGGCTTCCATAGCAAAGGAGATAAAAAACTACGACAGACCGGTGAAAAAACCAGCAGCGATAATACTCGGTGGAGAAACTGTTGTGAAAGTAAGAGGAAATGGAAAAGGCGGGAGAAATCAAGAACTGGCTTTATCTTTTGCACTTGCAGTAGAAGGGCTTGAAAACGTCGTACTTTGCAGTTTCGGAACGGATGGAACAGATGGACCAACTGATGCTGCAGGTGGGATTGTTGATGGACAAACAGCTCAAAAAATAAGGAAAGTAGGTCTTTCTCCAGAAAACTTTTTGGAAAACAACGATTCATATAACGCGCTCAAAATCGCAGGAGATTTACTGCTCACAGGACCAACAGGGACAAATGTGAATGACCTTATCGTTCTGCTTGTTGGGTAA
- a CDS encoding GntP family permease: protein MGVWLVVLLLLSIVFIVYSTVRWKLHPFLALIFAAFLYGLLSKMRLADVVKSITDGFGGTVSSIGIVIVAGTIIGVFLEKSGGAFTMAESVLRVTGKKNVPLAMSIIGYIVSIPVFCDSGFVIISPLNKALTKRANLSLAATAIALSLGLYATHTMVPPTPGPVAAAGALGADLGLTILMGLIVSIPAIIVGWLFAVKFAARVHIDPEPELTEEEIEQKMKEAPSSSKAFLPIVVPIVLILLKSVSDFPTKPFGEGALKEFIGFIGHPVTALIIGVLIALSLPKKLVKDMLSMSGWVGQAVTQSGVIILITAAGGAFGKVLQNSGIANVIGQSLAAANLGMWLPFIIAAAIKTAQGSSTVAIITTSSLLAPLMDSLGFVSPLAKALTVVAIGAGSMVVSHANDSYFWVVTQFSKMDVKTGYKLQTLGTLLEGFTAAVTVWVISLFVI from the coding sequence ATGGGAGTGTGGCTGGTTGTCCTGTTGTTGCTTTCGATAGTTTTTATCGTTTACTCCACGGTTAGGTGGAAACTCCATCCTTTTTTGGCACTTATATTTGCTGCGTTTTTATATGGCCTACTTTCCAAGATGAGACTTGCTGATGTGGTAAAGTCGATAACCGATGGTTTTGGAGGGACTGTTAGTTCCATAGGTATTGTTATTGTTGCTGGAACTATTATCGGCGTTTTTCTTGAAAAGTCTGGAGGAGCTTTCACCATGGCGGAGTCCGTCTTAAGAGTAACTGGAAAGAAAAACGTCCCACTTGCTATGAGTATTATCGGATACATCGTCTCAATACCTGTGTTTTGTGATTCGGGATTTGTTATAATCAGCCCGCTCAACAAAGCATTAACAAAAAGAGCCAATCTTAGCTTAGCTGCAACGGCAATTGCTCTTAGTTTAGGATTATATGCGACACATACTATGGTTCCACCCACACCCGGACCAGTTGCGGCGGCGGGTGCGTTAGGGGCAGACCTTGGATTAACGATTCTCATGGGGCTAATTGTCTCGATTCCAGCCATAATCGTTGGTTGGTTGTTTGCAGTAAAGTTTGCTGCCAGGGTTCATATAGATCCTGAGCCTGAACTTACTGAAGAAGAAATTGAGCAGAAAATGAAAGAAGCCCCGAGCTCTTCCAAAGCATTCTTACCTATTGTCGTTCCAATAGTTCTCATACTTTTGAAATCGGTTTCGGATTTTCCAACAAAACCTTTTGGTGAAGGAGCTTTAAAAGAATTCATAGGCTTTATCGGGCACCCGGTTACGGCTTTAATCATTGGTGTACTGATAGCGCTCAGTTTGCCCAAAAAGCTGGTTAAGGATATGCTCTCTATGAGTGGATGGGTAGGACAAGCTGTTACACAATCAGGTGTTATAATCCTTATCACTGCCGCTGGAGGTGCATTTGGCAAGGTTTTACAAAACTCTGGCATAGCGAACGTGATTGGTCAATCTCTGGCAGCTGCAAATTTGGGAATGTGGTTGCCGTTCATAATTGCCGCTGCAATTAAGACAGCGCAAGGTTCGTCAACTGTTGCGATAATCACTACATCATCACTTCTTGCACCACTCATGGATTCTCTCGGATTTGTTTCACCTTTGGCAAAGGCACTAACGGTAGTAGCAATCGGAGCAGGTTCTATGGTTGTATCCCATGCTAACGATAGTTACTTCTGGGTAGTGACGCAATTCTCAAAAATGGATGTCAAAACTGGGTACAAATTGCAGACGTTGGGTACCTTACTCGAAGGTTTTACAGCGGCAGTTACTGTCTGGGTTATAAGCCTTTTCGTAATTTAA
- the tsaB gene encoding tRNA (adenosine(37)-N6)-threonylcarbamoyltransferase complex dimerization subunit type 1 TsaB, with protein sequence MTLKVFSIDTSTPRVVACYFDEEKKIMIELDTKAKHGIQVSQVVEKMKEVDFANLDVIGIGIGPGGLTGLRVGISFCLGLGIKKKFVQISSLKLIAMNALMFNGYIGVVRKAREGYLYAGLYHSENGKLQTIVEPFIESIDVVREKFKEVVSNKPALILGDGAENFKDIGIVLEEPKYSEFNLPSARNLYLLTIEEINSNNFVDALHIEPLYLQKSIAELNFEKKQRQLQQMQEK encoded by the coding sequence ATGACGTTGAAGGTTTTCTCGATCGATACATCTACACCACGGGTTGTTGCCTGTTATTTTGATGAAGAAAAAAAGATAATGATTGAGCTCGATACAAAAGCCAAGCATGGTATTCAAGTGTCTCAGGTAGTTGAAAAGATGAAAGAAGTGGATTTTGCCAATTTAGATGTTATTGGAATAGGAATTGGACCTGGAGGGTTAACAGGGCTCCGGGTTGGTATATCTTTTTGCCTTGGTTTGGGAATTAAAAAAAAGTTCGTTCAGATAAGCTCGCTGAAGCTTATCGCAATGAATGCCTTAATGTTCAACGGATACATCGGAGTTGTCAGAAAAGCAAGGGAAGGTTATCTTTACGCCGGGTTATATCATTCCGAAAATGGCAAATTGCAAACAATTGTTGAACCATTTATAGAATCTATAGATGTGGTAAGAGAAAAGTTCAAAGAAGTTGTATCAAATAAACCAGCACTGATACTTGGAGATGGGGCTGAGAATTTTAAGGATATCGGCATCGTGCTTGAAGAACCAAAGTACTCGGAATTCAATTTACCAAGTGCAAGAAACCTATATCTCTTGACTATTGAAGAAATAAACTCAAACAATTTTGTCGATGCCCTGCACATAGAGCCGCTTTATTTGCAAAAAAGTATTGCTGAGTTGAATTTTGAGAAAAAGCAAAGGCAACTACAACAAATGCAGGAAAAATGA
- the mutS gene encoding DNA mismatch repair protein MutS produces MAHRPETNSTDALFPNLKDMKLTPMMKQYLDIKKKYQDSILLFRLGDFYEAFFDDALVVSKVLNIVLTKRQEAPMAGIPYHALDNYLKKLVDGGYKVAICEQMEDPATAKGIVKREVTRVITPGTLIEDELLTTSNNYMASVYETKAGELYTVLTDTSTGDVIVKKFDNLEEFYDFVETHEISQIICPESLYPKLKDRIKIFIDRLDDWYYTGTIDAIKEAYGLATIEHFELGEAHYPLGATIKYLNYTLNKQAKLKAPRVLDESIYMVLDSSTIENLSLIPGERGKNLFDVLNKTKTPMGARLLKWIILHPLKDRKAIEKRHDMVSAFFEDTLLTNEIREYLDGVYDLERIINRLQYDSAKPKDLISLKNTLEVIEPLREALESNENLISLVEELPDLSVVKEKIQNTLNDEIEGDLGEGKIIREGVSKELDEYRELLYHSNEKLKEFEETERIRTGIQKLKVGFNNVFGYYIEIPKGQTKNAPEDYTRLQTLVNAERYTNPKLKEFEQKILAAKERVEELEKLIFANLCDELKTYTEALRKTSETLAWIDIYTSFAYIARLYGYIRPVLSNGEFEILQGRHPVVERFVNEFVPNDTYMDENLRMYILTGPNMSGKSTYIRQIGLIALMSQIGSFVPANFAKIPVFDRIFTRMGARDDISTGKSTFLTEMSEVALILNKATENSLVLLDEVGRGTSTFDGISIAWAISEYIYNEVKCKTVFATHFTELTELADMYPGIKNLTIEVRETPDGVIFLHKVVEGVADRSYGIEVAAIAGLPQSIVERAKEILNIIVEKSDIEKKVGILKEGQMKKIKSTKKTVPEGQLRMF; encoded by the coding sequence ATGGCTCATCGTCCAGAAACAAATTCAACCGATGCTCTCTTCCCTAATCTTAAGGATATGAAATTAACCCCCATGATGAAGCAATATCTTGATATAAAAAAGAAATACCAAGATTCGATTTTGCTCTTCCGCCTTGGGGATTTTTATGAAGCATTCTTCGATGATGCACTTGTTGTGTCAAAGGTGCTGAACATTGTGCTTACAAAACGTCAGGAAGCCCCTATGGCAGGTATACCCTACCATGCACTGGATAATTATCTGAAAAAGCTCGTAGATGGTGGCTACAAGGTAGCAATTTGCGAGCAGATGGAAGACCCTGCAACTGCAAAGGGTATCGTTAAGCGGGAAGTGACAAGAGTAATAACCCCGGGAACGCTTATCGAAGACGAACTTTTGACAACGAGTAATAATTACATGGCATCTGTTTACGAAACAAAAGCAGGAGAATTGTACACTGTTCTCACCGATACTTCGACAGGAGATGTGATAGTAAAGAAATTTGATAACCTTGAAGAATTTTATGATTTTGTTGAAACACATGAAATCTCCCAAATCATCTGCCCTGAAAGTTTGTATCCCAAACTGAAAGATAGAATCAAAATCTTCATTGACAGGCTGGATGATTGGTATTACACAGGAACAATCGATGCTATCAAAGAAGCGTACGGATTGGCAACAATAGAACATTTCGAACTTGGTGAAGCACATTACCCACTGGGGGCAACAATCAAATACCTCAACTACACACTTAACAAACAAGCAAAGCTGAAAGCACCAAGAGTGCTTGATGAATCAATTTACATGGTGCTTGACTCTTCTACCATCGAGAACCTGTCACTCATTCCAGGTGAACGTGGAAAAAACCTCTTCGATGTTTTGAATAAAACTAAAACCCCCATGGGAGCAAGACTCCTAAAGTGGATAATTCTCCATCCGCTCAAAGATAGAAAAGCTATAGAGAAAAGACACGATATGGTAAGTGCATTCTTTGAAGATACTTTGCTTACAAACGAAATCAGAGAATACCTCGATGGCGTGTATGACTTGGAGAGAATAATCAACAGACTCCAGTACGATAGTGCAAAGCCAAAGGATTTAATCAGTTTGAAGAACACACTAGAAGTTATCGAGCCTTTGCGGGAAGCTTTGGAAAGTAATGAAAACCTGATAAGCCTCGTTGAAGAACTACCAGATTTAAGCGTGGTTAAAGAAAAAATTCAAAACACGTTAAATGATGAAATAGAGGGAGACTTAGGAGAAGGGAAAATCATCCGAGAAGGTGTATCCAAAGAACTTGATGAATACAGAGAACTTCTTTATCATTCGAACGAAAAACTCAAAGAATTCGAAGAAACAGAGCGAATAAGAACGGGTATTCAAAAGTTGAAGGTAGGGTTTAACAACGTCTTTGGGTATTACATCGAAATTCCGAAGGGTCAAACGAAAAATGCTCCGGAAGATTACACACGACTTCAAACACTCGTCAACGCAGAACGTTACACAAACCCAAAACTAAAAGAGTTTGAACAAAAGATATTGGCAGCGAAAGAACGTGTGGAAGAACTTGAAAAGTTGATATTTGCAAACCTCTGCGACGAACTAAAAACATACACGGAGGCATTGAGAAAAACATCTGAAACACTCGCTTGGATTGATATATACACATCGTTCGCCTACATAGCCAGACTCTATGGATACATCCGGCCTGTTCTTTCAAACGGAGAGTTTGAAATACTACAAGGTAGACATCCTGTCGTTGAAAGGTTCGTTAACGAATTCGTTCCAAACGATACTTACATGGATGAAAACTTGAGAATGTACATACTCACTGGTCCAAACATGAGTGGTAAGAGTACGTATATAAGGCAAATTGGACTAATTGCGTTGATGTCGCAGATTGGCTCGTTTGTTCCCGCAAATTTTGCAAAGATTCCAGTATTTGACAGGATATTCACTCGTATGGGAGCAAGAGACGATATATCCACTGGAAAGAGCACGTTTTTAACTGAGATGAGTGAAGTTGCGCTTATCCTCAACAAAGCAACTGAAAATAGCCTTGTTTTGCTTGACGAGGTTGGAAGGGGAACGAGCACATTTGATGGAATAAGCATTGCGTGGGCTATAAGCGAGTATATATATAATGAAGTGAAATGCAAAACAGTGTTTGCCACACACTTCACAGAACTGACTGAGTTGGCCGATATGTACCCAGGAATTAAAAATTTAACTATCGAGGTCAGAGAAACTCCAGATGGTGTTATCTTCCTTCACAAAGTTGTGGAAGGAGTTGCTGATAGAAGTTACGGAATAGAAGTCGCTGCTATTGCCGGCTTACCACAGAGCATTGTTGAAAGGGCTAAAGAAATTCTGAATATAATCGTTGAAAAGAGCGATATAGAAAAGAAAGTGGGCATTTTGAAGGAAGGACAGATGAAGAAAATAAAATCGACGAAAAAAACTGTCCCAGAGGGACAGTTGAGAATGTTTTGA
- a CDS encoding anaerobic ribonucleoside-triphosphate reductase: MLKAFSFSDDFVDEISNVPEEFLELEGLSWQLDVVKFTEHFFNNGILNSTIDANANVRSTNVYTYFNEVVKPWSKLYSIYYIYERMKSLFGQEDAKKFLKYQMYGDIYLHDAHHAAFEPYCYAYSLRPIVEKGLFFIDSIKSVPAKHLSSYIQHVIQFVMFASNQQSGAVGLPDFFVWLAYFYRKDLESGVIPKDKAQEYLHQHFQIFTYSINQPIRGTQSPYTNFTYLDRNYIRTIFEGETYPDGSAITEYVEDIISLQKEYWLWISKEREKQMFTFPVLTASLLYKDGKFVDEDSARFINKVNMKWQDTNWYVSDSIDAVASCCRLTSSTRELKFKMGPDKLAGMVNSIGGSDLNIGSFKVVTINLPRIALETKSKEEFMRKLQEKVILVQKVLATIRNIIQERIQQGVLPLYNLGLMDLNRQYGTVGINGLYEALEIMGLTTVDIDGVKYTKEGEEFAIQLLDEIRELNDKAFEKYGFTFNIEQVPAEKAAVTLARKDRLIYDTDYVLYSNQWLPLTTDTDMLNRIKYSGILDKKVSGGAILHINIDSPFRSEEEAWRMVNLVAKMGVVYFAFNQKISVCEEGHAFYGSKCPTCGKNKSDEYMRIVGYLVPVSSFNSIRKKEEYPKRVFYKA, encoded by the coding sequence ATGCTAAAAGCTTTCAGCTTTTCAGATGACTTTGTTGATGAAATTTCAAATGTGCCTGAAGAGTTTTTGGAATTGGAAGGTCTCAGCTGGCAACTGGATGTGGTGAAGTTTACTGAACATTTCTTCAATAATGGGATTTTGAATTCCACAATAGATGCGAACGCGAATGTAAGGAGCACGAATGTGTACACATACTTCAACGAGGTTGTGAAGCCATGGTCAAAATTGTATTCCATTTACTACATCTATGAACGTATGAAATCACTCTTTGGGCAAGAGGACGCAAAAAAATTCCTCAAATACCAAATGTATGGAGACATATACCTGCATGATGCTCACCATGCTGCATTCGAACCATATTGTTATGCTTACTCACTAAGACCAATTGTGGAAAAGGGATTGTTCTTCATTGACAGTATAAAATCAGTCCCTGCGAAGCACCTTTCTTCATACATCCAGCATGTGATTCAGTTTGTCATGTTTGCTTCCAACCAGCAATCAGGTGCGGTTGGTTTGCCTGACTTCTTTGTCTGGCTTGCTTACTTTTACAGAAAAGATTTAGAAAGCGGAGTAATACCAAAAGATAAGGCTCAGGAATATCTGCACCAGCACTTCCAGATATTCACATACTCCATTAACCAACCTATTAGAGGCACCCAATCACCTTATACAAACTTCACATACCTTGATAGGAATTACATCAGAACGATATTCGAAGGTGAGACATACCCTGATGGTTCGGCTATTACGGAATATGTGGAAGATATAATCTCCCTGCAAAAAGAATACTGGTTGTGGATATCTAAAGAAAGGGAAAAGCAGATGTTTACCTTCCCTGTATTAACAGCGTCTTTGCTCTACAAAGATGGAAAGTTTGTCGATGAGGATAGCGCACGGTTCATAAACAAAGTCAATATGAAATGGCAAGATACGAACTGGTACGTCTCTGATAGTATCGATGCAGTTGCCTCGTGCTGTAGGCTAACAAGTTCGACAAGGGAGTTAAAGTTCAAGATGGGACCTGATAAATTAGCGGGAATGGTCAATTCTATTGGTGGCTCTGATTTGAACATAGGTTCGTTCAAGGTGGTTACAATTAACCTGCCAAGAATTGCATTGGAAACCAAATCGAAAGAGGAGTTTATGCGAAAACTTCAAGAGAAAGTTATATTAGTTCAAAAAGTGCTTGCAACGATAAGAAATATTATCCAGGAAAGAATTCAGCAAGGTGTTCTCCCACTTTACAATTTGGGTTTGATGGATTTGAACAGACAGTACGGAACGGTTGGTATAAACGGATTGTATGAAGCTTTGGAGATAATGGGTTTAACCACAGTCGATATAGATGGAGTGAAATACACTAAAGAAGGGGAAGAGTTCGCAATTCAGTTGCTCGACGAAATCAGAGAGCTCAACGATAAAGCGTTTGAAAAGTATGGATTTACGTTCAATATAGAACAGGTTCCAGCCGAAAAGGCAGCAGTTACTTTGGCACGAAAAGACAGACTTATTTACGATACAGACTATGTTCTCTACTCAAACCAATGGTTACCTCTTACAACTGATACAGACATGCTCAACAGGATAAAATATTCAGGAATACTCGATAAAAAAGTCTCAGGTGGGGCTATATTGCATATAAACATCGACTCACCGTTCAGAAGTGAAGAAGAAGCATGGCGTATGGTGAATTTGGTTGCAAAGATGGGAGTGGTTTATTTCGCGTTTAATCAAAAGATAAGCGTATGTGAAGAAGGGCATGCGTTCTATGGTTCCAAATGCCCAACGTGTGGGAAAAACAAATCAGACGAATACATGAGAATAGTTGGTTATTTGGTGCCAGTTAGTTCGTTTAACAGCATAAGAAAAAAAGAAGAATACCCAAAGCGGGTATTCTACAAAGCATAA
- a CDS encoding 4Fe-4S cluster-binding domain-containing protein: MEIMQSESVVLEPLQSSVLGKPLLRVVRMMQGDHPSLPSVSVYFQGCDAYPKCFGCHNPETWDFDEKFAVDFSHLVKHVVAKLDTLLNVYDKVALVLLGGEPLSPRNRKYAYMLAKIVKEFFQEKVVVLIFSWRTPKDLLELDVPLDYFDEYVLGRYLQKYHRDGFPASANQLYLTKEELKQIFETLKINKQEKKGEELCNF; encoded by the coding sequence ATGGAGATTATGCAATCCGAGAGTGTTGTTTTAGAACCTTTGCAATCATCTGTATTAGGGAAACCGCTTTTGCGTGTTGTTCGTATGATGCAAGGAGACCATCCGAGCCTGCCTTCCGTGAGTGTTTACTTCCAAGGATGCGACGCATATCCAAAGTGTTTTGGATGTCACAATCCAGAGACGTGGGACTTTGATGAAAAATTTGCTGTTGATTTTTCTCATTTGGTGAAGCACGTGGTAGCTAAGCTTGATACCCTTTTGAATGTGTATGACAAAGTTGCTCTCGTTTTGCTTGGTGGAGAGCCCCTTTCTCCGAGGAACAGAAAGTATGCCTACATGCTTGCAAAAATTGTCAAGGAATTTTTCCAAGAAAAAGTAGTTGTGCTTATTTTCTCTTGGAGGACTCCTAAAGATTTATTAGAACTTGATGTGCCTTTGGACTACTTTGACGAGTATGTTCTTGGACGTTATCTACAAAAATATCATCGCGACGGATTTCCTGCCTCAGCAAATCAACTTTACTTAACCAAAGAGGAGCTTAAGCAAATTTTTGAGACTTTGAAAATCAACAAACAAGAGAAGAAGGGGGAAGAGTTATGCAACTTTTGA